In Passer domesticus isolate bPasDom1 chromosome 9, bPasDom1.hap1, whole genome shotgun sequence, a genomic segment contains:
- the LOC135307014 gene encoding serine/threonine-protein kinase PAK 3-like, with amino-acid sequence MVGTTYWMAPEVVRREPYGPKVDTWSLGIVGIEMATGEAPYMQETSDKASYLIGKQGVPNLHQLRLPPGLCEFLGCCLQMDVDRRGSAKELLQHPFLQSAEPLLSLF; translated from the exons ATGGTCGGGACCACTTACTGGATGGCACCCGAGGTGGTGAGAAGAGAGCCTtacggccccaaagtggacacctGGTCCCTTGGCATTGTGGGAatagaaatggccacaggagagGCTCCTTATATGCAGGAGACCAGTGACAAG gcCAGCTACCTGATAGGCAAGCAAGGGGTTCCAAATCTGCACCAGCTCAGGCTACCCCCTGGCTTGTGTGAatttctgggctgctgcctgcagatggatgtggacaggcgaggctctgccaaggaacttctgcag catccatttcTGCAATCAGCGGAGCCTCTCTTAAGCCTCTTCTGA
- the LOC135308285 gene encoding serine/threonine-protein kinase PAK 1-like produces MRENKNANIVSYLESYLVDEAVLLVLEYMDGGSLADVVTVRRMAVGHIATVCRECLQGLAFLHAKQVIHRDIKSDNILLGRDGSVKLGGYSC; encoded by the exons atgagagaaaataagaacgCCAATATTGTCAGCTACTTAGAAAG ctacCTTGTGGATGAGGCTGTCCTGCTGGTGTTGGAATATATGGATGGAGGCTCCTTAGCTGATGTGGTCACCGTGAGAAGGATGGCTGTAGGACACATAGCAACAGTGTGTCGGGAG tgcctgcaaggcctggcTTTCCTTCATGCCAAGCAGGTGATCCACAGAGACATCAAAAGTGACAACATCCTTCTGGGCCGGGATGGCTCCGTCAAGCTGGGTGGGTATTCCTGCTGA